A single Zootoca vivipara chromosome 1, rZooViv1.1, whole genome shotgun sequence DNA region contains:
- the LRRFIP1 gene encoding leucine-rich repeat flightless-interacting protein 1 isoform X16, giving the protein MKELERQQKEVEERPEKDFEKGVRTVSSLSAATLASLGGTSSRRGSGDTSISVDTEASIREIKDINELKDQIQDVEGKYMQGLKEMKDSLAEVEEKYKKAMVSNAQLDNEKTNFMYQVDTLKDALLELEEQLAESKRQYEEKNKDFEREKHAHTILQFQFMEVKETLKQREELLAEIRQLQQKQEGYVREMSDLQETIEWKEKKIGALERQKEFFDSIRSERDDLREEVVVLKEQLKRHGIIPNSEVATNGETSGDLDNDGLQSSSNIAPGSTHPPKGAGDDTLGRAKEVEMKNEILENVGEKEILQNTEHEEHTEETKEQEIVQECSEIKTLHADENAEAEKITEGKVASTLLLSSGLEEPAKSHSEHVPGIVCSLENSGIVELRGEGGFLDNTIEVKVSDGNVINKSDTEVACSGIEANEQIPTGLEILPQQQDKDKQTHIVGDEAEGDNNEVFQEALDFVNNSHVATSSQSESPELAEDLLIKVPSMDPSIEQPESKIVERHLLEGGHIKLIDKTDWDKNETGGINKVNEKEHAVQQRACEVAAEQTEISYASDESEEQKQVGMEKTQPLSSKDDTFVEEEQTLQVIGASEKNEENPAMETDQRAALAEALDVHLDVIMKETAADGVSHSECQIPEERNLDHEDDSKKHGDIKSEFIDDGKTLSDTRIAQEEVADDNNEEDYKPAQVTDWPTEEQSVNKQEETFQESARTACVYMQGIEVNKGSEEDKNREKTEEKILDVVPDIEKAPCLTSQKAEFSDQNRKLDNEEEEEVVEEYHEAFDFAESPFGQQETTEKNDNLNNELETNNHQTQEKGEITERAAQNIIKKDTEMERRDEERDAEENKKGKTYQALADEVINESTVTGSEITQQQQGKESEEAASFQTDPSVSVASNAQCEILGDPSKKMLDEINIDHVAEYTAEQLEKLKSDASESEEEVQVGRKGKGKSREDCVIS; this is encoded by the exons GTTGAAGAAAGGCCTGAAAAAGACTTTGAGAAG GGGGTTCGTACTGTGTCAAGCCTGTCAGCAGCTACACTGGCCTCTCTAGGTGGAACTTCTTCCCGGCGAGGCAGTGGAGATACCTCCATCTCGGTTGATACTGAAGCATCTATTAGAGAAATTAAG GATATCAATGAGTTAAAGGACCAGATTCAGGATGTAGAAGGAAAATACATGCAGGGACTGAAGGAAATGAAG gacTCTCTAGCTGAAGTTGAAGAGAAATATAAGAAGGCTATGGTATCAAATGCTCAGTTAGATAATGAGAAAACCAATTTCATGTATCAAGTAGACACCTTGAAGGATGCGTTGTTGGAATTGGAAGAACAGCTTGCAGAATCTAAGAGACAATATGAAGAGAAAAACAAA GATTTTGAGAGGGAAAAACACGCCCATACTATATTGCAGTTTCAGTTCATGGAAGTCAAAGAGACTTTGAAACAAAGAGAAGAACTACTTGCA GAAATCCGACAACTACAGCAGAAACAGGAGGGCTATGTCAGGGAAATGTCTGATCTTCAGGAGACAAtagaatggaaagaaaaaaagataggg GCATTAGAGAGGCAGAAAGAGTTCTTTGATTCCATAAGAAGTGAGCGAGATGATCTTAGAGAGGAGGTGGTTGTGCTGAAGGAACAATTGAAG CGACATGGAATAATACCCAACTCAGAAGTAGCTACCAATGGAGAAACCTCTGGCGATCTAGATAATGATGGACTACAAAGTTCTTCCAATATTGCTCCAGGGTCAACTCATCCCCCTAAGGGAGCTGGGGATGATACATTAG GCAGAGCCAAGGAagtggagatgaaaaatgagattttggaGAATGTGGGGGAAAAAGAAATCTTGCAGAATACTGAGCATGAGGAACACACAGAGGAGACTAAGGAACAGGAAATTGTGCAGGAATGTTCAGAGATAAAGACGTTGCATGCTGATGAAAATGCGGAGGCAGAGAAAATCACTGAAGGCAAAGTGGCATCAACATTGTTGTTAAGTAGTGGACTTGAGGAACCAGCTAAGAGTCATTCAGAGCATGTTCCAGGAATTGTTTGTTCCCTTGAAAACAGTGGTATAGTTGAATTAAGGGGTGAGGGGGGGTTCCTTGATAATACCATAGAAGTGAAAGTgtctgatggaaatgttataaataaaagTGATACTGAAGTAGCATGTTCAGGTATTGAGGCTAATGAGCAGATACCTACAGGTTTAGAAATACTTCCCCAACAGCAGGATAAAGATAAGCAAACACATATTGTAGGTGATGAGGCAGAAGGCGATAATAACGAAGTATTTCAGGAAGCTTTGGATTTTGTGAATAACAGCCATGTGGCAACTTCCAGTCAATCAGAATCACCAGAATTGGCAGAAGATTTGCTTATCAAAGTGCCGAGTATGGATCCTTCTATTGAACAGCCGGAAAGCAAAATTGTCGAGAGACATCTTCTTGAAGGTGGACACATCAAACTAATTGATAAAACAGACTGGGATAAAAATGAAACTGGTGGAATTAATAAAGTGAATGAGAAGGAACATGCCGTGCAGCAGCGGGCGTGTGAAGTAGCAGCAGAACAAACTGAAATATCTTATGCATCAGATGAGTCTGAAGAACAAAAACAAGTTGGAATGGAAAAAACTCAGCCCTTATCTTCAAAAGATGATACATTTGTTGAAGAGGAACAAACTCTGCAAGTGATTGGAGCCAGTGAAAAGAATGAAGAAAATCCTGCTATGGAGACTGATCAGAGAGCAGCTTTAGCGGAAGCACTGGATGTACATTTAGATGTTATTATGAAAGAAACTGCTGCAGATGGTGTGAGTCACAGTGAATGCCAGATCCCCGAGGAAAGGAACTTAGACCATGAGGATGATTCTAAGAAACATGGGGACATTAAATCAGAATTCATAGATGATGGCAAAACTCTGTCAGACACCCGGATAGCACAGGAAGAAGTTGCTGATGACAATAATGAAGAAGACTATAAGCCAGCACAAGTTACAGACTGGCCTACAGAAGAGCAAAGTGTAAATAAACAAGAGGAAACTTTTCAGGAATCTGCTAGAACTGCATGTGTATATATGCAGGGCATTGAAGTAAACAAAGGAAGTGAAGAAGACAAGAATCgtgaaaaaacagaagaaaagattCTTGACGTTGTGCCAGATATTGAGAAGGCTCCTTGCCTCACCTCACAGAAGGCTGAATTCAGTGATCAAAACAGAAAGCTtgacaatgaagaagaagaagaagttgtggAGGAATATCATGAAGCATTTGATTTTGCAGAGTCTCCATTTGGACAACAGGAAACTACTGAAAAGAATGATAATCTTAATAATGAGCTTGAGACAAATAATCACCAAACGCAAGAGAAAGGTGAGATTACAGAACGTGCAGCACAGAATATAATCAAAAAGGACACTGAAATGGAGCGCAGAGATGAAGAAAGAGAtgctgaagaaaataaaaaaggtaaaaccTACCAAGCCTTAGCAGATGAGGTCATAAATGAATCCACCGTGACTGGAAGTGAAATtacccagcagcagcaagggaAAGAATCGGAGGAAGCTGCAAGCTTTCAAACAGATCCTTCTGTTTCCGTGGCCTCAAACGCACAGTGTGAAATTTTGGGAGACCCGAGCAAAAAGATGTTAGATGAAATCAATATAGATCACGTTGCTGAATATACTGCAGAGCAGTTAGAAAAACTAAAAAGTGATGCGAGTGAAAGTGAAGAGGAAGTCCAGGTGGGTagaaagggtaaaggtaaatCTCGGGAAGATTGTGTCATATCGTGA
- the LRRFIP1 gene encoding leucine-rich repeat flightless-interacting protein 1 isoform X17 — protein sequence MERVGAQQQQQQQAGPAGRKRQPNRERPAAAEDDALNQIAREAEARLAAKRAARAEAREIRMKELERQQKEVEERPEKDFEKGVRTVSSLSAATLASLGGTSSRRGSGDTSISVDTEASIREIKDSLAEVEEKYKKAMVSNAQLDNEKTNFMYQVDTLKDALLELEEQLAESKRQYEEKNKDFEREKHAHTILQFQFMEVKETLKQREELLARHGIIPNSEVATNGETSGDLDNDGLQSSSNIAPGSTHPPKGAGDDTLGRAKEVEMKNEILENVGEKEILQNTEHEEHTEETKEQEIVQECSEIKTLHADENAEAEKITEGKVASTLLLSSGLEEPAKSHSEHVPGIVCSLENSGIVELRGEGGFLDNTIEVKVSDGNVINKSDTEVACSGIEANEQIPTGLEILPQQQDKDKQTHIVGDEAEGDNNEVFQEALDFVNNSHVATSSQSESPELAEDLLIKVPSMDPSIEQPESKIVERHLLEGGHIKLIDKTDWDKNETGGINKVNEKEHAVQQRACEVAAEQTEISYASDESEEQKQVGMEKTQPLSSKDDTFVEEEQTLQVIGASEKNEENPAMETDQRAALAEALDVHLDVIMKETAADGVSHSECQIPEERNLDHEDDSKKHGDIKSEFIDDGKTLSDTRIAQEEVADDNNEEDYKPAQVTDWPTEEQSVNKQEETFQESARTACVYMQGIEVNKGSEEDKNREKTEEKILDVVPDIEKAPCLTSQKAEFSDQNRKLDNEEEEEVVEEYHEAFDFAESPFGQQETTEKNDNLNNELETNNHQTQEKGEITERAAQNIIKKDTEMERRDEERDAEENKKGKTYQALADEVINESTVTGSEITQQQQGKESEEAASFQTDPSVSVASNAQCEILGDPSKKMLDEINIDHVAEYTAEQLEKLKSDASESEEEVQVGRKGKGKSREDCVIS from the exons GTTGAAGAAAGGCCTGAAAAAGACTTTGAGAAG GGGGTTCGTACTGTGTCAAGCCTGTCAGCAGCTACACTGGCCTCTCTAGGTGGAACTTCTTCCCGGCGAGGCAGTGGAGATACCTCCATCTCGGTTGATACTGAAGCATCTATTAGAGAAATTAAG gacTCTCTAGCTGAAGTTGAAGAGAAATATAAGAAGGCTATGGTATCAAATGCTCAGTTAGATAATGAGAAAACCAATTTCATGTATCAAGTAGACACCTTGAAGGATGCGTTGTTGGAATTGGAAGAACAGCTTGCAGAATCTAAGAGACAATATGAAGAGAAAAACAAA GATTTTGAGAGGGAAAAACACGCCCATACTATATTGCAGTTTCAGTTCATGGAAGTCAAAGAGACTTTGAAACAAAGAGAAGAACTACTTGCA CGACATGGAATAATACCCAACTCAGAAGTAGCTACCAATGGAGAAACCTCTGGCGATCTAGATAATGATGGACTACAAAGTTCTTCCAATATTGCTCCAGGGTCAACTCATCCCCCTAAGGGAGCTGGGGATGATACATTAG GCAGAGCCAAGGAagtggagatgaaaaatgagattttggaGAATGTGGGGGAAAAAGAAATCTTGCAGAATACTGAGCATGAGGAACACACAGAGGAGACTAAGGAACAGGAAATTGTGCAGGAATGTTCAGAGATAAAGACGTTGCATGCTGATGAAAATGCGGAGGCAGAGAAAATCACTGAAGGCAAAGTGGCATCAACATTGTTGTTAAGTAGTGGACTTGAGGAACCAGCTAAGAGTCATTCAGAGCATGTTCCAGGAATTGTTTGTTCCCTTGAAAACAGTGGTATAGTTGAATTAAGGGGTGAGGGGGGGTTCCTTGATAATACCATAGAAGTGAAAGTgtctgatggaaatgttataaataaaagTGATACTGAAGTAGCATGTTCAGGTATTGAGGCTAATGAGCAGATACCTACAGGTTTAGAAATACTTCCCCAACAGCAGGATAAAGATAAGCAAACACATATTGTAGGTGATGAGGCAGAAGGCGATAATAACGAAGTATTTCAGGAAGCTTTGGATTTTGTGAATAACAGCCATGTGGCAACTTCCAGTCAATCAGAATCACCAGAATTGGCAGAAGATTTGCTTATCAAAGTGCCGAGTATGGATCCTTCTATTGAACAGCCGGAAAGCAAAATTGTCGAGAGACATCTTCTTGAAGGTGGACACATCAAACTAATTGATAAAACAGACTGGGATAAAAATGAAACTGGTGGAATTAATAAAGTGAATGAGAAGGAACATGCCGTGCAGCAGCGGGCGTGTGAAGTAGCAGCAGAACAAACTGAAATATCTTATGCATCAGATGAGTCTGAAGAACAAAAACAAGTTGGAATGGAAAAAACTCAGCCCTTATCTTCAAAAGATGATACATTTGTTGAAGAGGAACAAACTCTGCAAGTGATTGGAGCCAGTGAAAAGAATGAAGAAAATCCTGCTATGGAGACTGATCAGAGAGCAGCTTTAGCGGAAGCACTGGATGTACATTTAGATGTTATTATGAAAGAAACTGCTGCAGATGGTGTGAGTCACAGTGAATGCCAGATCCCCGAGGAAAGGAACTTAGACCATGAGGATGATTCTAAGAAACATGGGGACATTAAATCAGAATTCATAGATGATGGCAAAACTCTGTCAGACACCCGGATAGCACAGGAAGAAGTTGCTGATGACAATAATGAAGAAGACTATAAGCCAGCACAAGTTACAGACTGGCCTACAGAAGAGCAAAGTGTAAATAAACAAGAGGAAACTTTTCAGGAATCTGCTAGAACTGCATGTGTATATATGCAGGGCATTGAAGTAAACAAAGGAAGTGAAGAAGACAAGAATCgtgaaaaaacagaagaaaagattCTTGACGTTGTGCCAGATATTGAGAAGGCTCCTTGCCTCACCTCACAGAAGGCTGAATTCAGTGATCAAAACAGAAAGCTtgacaatgaagaagaagaagaagttgtggAGGAATATCATGAAGCATTTGATTTTGCAGAGTCTCCATTTGGACAACAGGAAACTACTGAAAAGAATGATAATCTTAATAATGAGCTTGAGACAAATAATCACCAAACGCAAGAGAAAGGTGAGATTACAGAACGTGCAGCACAGAATATAATCAAAAAGGACACTGAAATGGAGCGCAGAGATGAAGAAAGAGAtgctgaagaaaataaaaaaggtaaaaccTACCAAGCCTTAGCAGATGAGGTCATAAATGAATCCACCGTGACTGGAAGTGAAATtacccagcagcagcaagggaAAGAATCGGAGGAAGCTGCAAGCTTTCAAACAGATCCTTCTGTTTCCGTGGCCTCAAACGCACAGTGTGAAATTTTGGGAGACCCGAGCAAAAAGATGTTAGATGAAATCAATATAGATCACGTTGCTGAATATACTGCAGAGCAGTTAGAAAAACTAAAAAGTGATGCGAGTGAAAGTGAAGAGGAAGTCCAGGTGGGTagaaagggtaaaggtaaatCTCGGGAAGATTGTGTCATATCGTGA